A window of the Lolium perenne isolate Kyuss_39 chromosome 7, Kyuss_2.0, whole genome shotgun sequence genome harbors these coding sequences:
- the LOC139833859 gene encoding uncharacterized protein, whose amino-acid sequence MGARHPRRAWSPGAGPVPYARDTVEAIVLLHQPDQLVWRWSANVVYTAKSCYRSTFQGSRACPAWKLLWKTWAPPRVKFFHWLANKDRCWTAERLRRRGLQHHPRCLLCDQEPESMHHLTLACPFSRQVWYDTLSWLRLPCRPPDNEPTLHDWWTTARQHTPKPMRKGLATATLLVPWLIWKHRNSCVFDGVQPSIQSVNDKIKTEAALWARAGALGLRAVLPVDWDDRTWHQFTYQEGTTHAPGNAQRVQQHLIKLADGGHGVILVANLPSGADQG is encoded by the exons ATGGGCGCGCGACATCCACGGCGTGCTTGGTCTCCAGGAGCTGGGCCAGTACCTTATGCTCGGGACACGGTGGAGGCGATCGTCCTCCTGCACCAACCTGATCAGCTCGTCTGGCGATGGAGCGCAAACGTTGTCTACACGGCGAAGTCCTGCTACCGGAGCACTTTCCAGGGTTCCAGGGCCTGCCCAGCCTGGAAGCTGCTGTGGAAAACATGGGCGCCTCCGCGCGTCAAATTCTTCCACTGGCTGGCTAACAAGGACCGGTGCTGGACAGCGGAGCGACTGCGTCGGCGAGGGCTGCAGCACCATCCTCGGTGCCTGTTATGCGACCAAGAGCCCGAGTCCATGCATCACCTCACCTTGGCTTGCCCCTTCTCTAGGCAGGTTTGGTACGACACTCTGTCCTGGCTACGGCTCCCTTGTCGACCTCCTGACAACGAGCCTACCCTCCACGATTGGTGGACCACTGCGAGGCAGCACACGCCGAAGCCTATGCGAAAAGGCCTTGCAACCGCCACGTTGCTCGTGCCCTGGTTGATTTGGAAGCACCGAAACTCCTGTGTCTTCGATGGTGTGCAACCGTCCATTCAGAGCGTGAATGACAAGATCAAGACGGAGGCGGCGCTTTGGGCCAGAGCTGGAGCCCTTGGCCTTCGCGCCGTCTTACCTGTAGACTGGGAT GATAGAACATGGCATCAATTTACCTACCAAGAGGGCACCACGCATGCTCCTGGGAATGCCCAGCGCGTGCAGCAACACCTGATCAAGCTCGCCGATGGAGGCCACGGCGTCATCC